One Pristiophorus japonicus isolate sPriJap1 unplaced genomic scaffold, sPriJap1.hap1 HAP1_SCAFFOLD_683, whole genome shotgun sequence DNA window includes the following coding sequences:
- the LOC139256041 gene encoding alanine aminotransferase 2-like translates to MEVTNLDPQVHRYLNQFVSTFSCCSLTGQIAIDVATQPPRPGDPSYHLFMTEKQSFQQKLAEKDHLTEETFNRVPGIRCNPIDSGVYAFPRIETPAKARETAKALHQEADLFYCLRLLEDTGYLLARGKCLGRGTAPITSG, encoded by the exons ATGGAGGTCACAAACCTGGACCCTCAGGTACACAGGTATCTGAATCAGTTTGTGTCCACtttctcctgctgctcactgaccgggCAGATCGCGATCGACGTCGCCACACAGCCTCCCCGACCTGGAGATCCCTCCTACCATCTCTTCATGACC GAGAAGCAGAgttttcagcagaagctggctgagaaagatcacCTGACCGAGGAAACGTTCAACAGGGTCCCAGGGATCCGTTGTAACCCAATCGACAGCGGCGTTTATGCCTTTCCAAGGATTGAAACCCCAGCCAAGGCCAGAGAAACGGCCAAG GCCCTACACCAGGAAGCCGACCTGTTTTACTGCCTGAGGCTGCTGGAGGACACGGGCTATCTGCTCGCCCGGGGCAAGTGTTTGGGCAGAGGGACGGCACCTATCACTTCAG